One window from the genome of Chthoniobacterales bacterium encodes:
- a CDS encoding zinc-binding dehydrogenase, translated as MAMEKTVRAARYHCTGSPAEVLQIDEVACPPPATGEVSIRMRWAPVNPADLNMLEGKYGEARPLPDVPGNEGAGVVTAVGLGVDASWIGKTVLVDREAWREAGNWPAQNLVAVPESLDAHAACVLRVNPPTAFRLLHDFVGLHAGDWIVQNAATSAVGRAVIEIAKHRGWKTLNVVRRPEAAAPLRELGADAVVVDGENMAAEAAALLGGSRPRLGLNAVGGASATRLAGLLAPGGTLATYGAMSKEALKIPNGFLIFRDLCFRGFWLTRWLKTADAAACTSMFGEIFRLAAGGCFRPQIAAEFALEQAKEAVALAAGGTVRGKVLLKLAA; from the coding sequence ATGGCCATGGAGAAAACTGTCCGCGCGGCGCGCTACCACTGCACGGGTTCGCCGGCGGAGGTGCTGCAGATCGACGAAGTCGCCTGTCCGCCGCCTGCGACGGGCGAAGTTTCCATCCGCATGCGGTGGGCGCCGGTAAATCCTGCGGATCTTAACATGTTGGAGGGCAAATACGGCGAGGCTCGTCCTTTGCCCGACGTGCCGGGCAACGAGGGTGCGGGTGTTGTCACCGCCGTCGGGCTGGGTGTCGATGCCTCATGGATCGGAAAAACCGTGCTTGTGGACCGCGAGGCTTGGCGCGAGGCGGGCAACTGGCCGGCGCAGAATCTCGTTGCGGTGCCGGAAAGTCTCGATGCGCATGCGGCTTGCGTGCTGCGCGTGAACCCGCCGACGGCGTTCCGCCTGCTGCATGACTTTGTCGGGCTTCATGCCGGCGATTGGATCGTCCAGAACGCGGCGACATCCGCCGTGGGTCGCGCGGTGATTGAAATCGCAAAACATCGCGGATGGAAAACGCTAAATGTCGTCCGCCGTCCCGAAGCCGCGGCGCCACTGCGCGAACTCGGCGCCGACGCGGTCGTGGTGGATGGTGAGAATATGGCCGCCGAGGCGGCCGCTTTGCTCGGAGGCTCAAGGCCCCGCCTCGGGCTAAACGCCGTCGGAGGCGCCTCGGCCACGCGTTTGGCCGGCCTGCTCGCGCCCGGCGGAACGCTGGCGACCTACGGCGCGATGAGCAAGGAAGCGCTGAAAATTCCCAACGGTTTTCTCATCTTCCGCGACCTTTGTTTCCGCGGATTCTGGCTTACGCGCTGGCTGAAGACCGCGGACGCCGCGGCGTGCACCTCCATGTTCGGTGAAATATTTCGGCTGGCCGCCGGGGGCTGTTTCCGTCCGCAGATTGCCGCGGAGTTCGCGCTGGAACAAGCGAAGGAAGCGGTCGCGTTGGCCGCCGGCGGAACCGTGCGGGGCAAAGTCCTACTGAAGCTCGCAGCGTGA
- the gatC gene encoding Asp-tRNA(Asn)/Glu-tRNA(Gln) amidotransferase subunit GatC: MSVPHLDVRYVADLVRLRLSAEEIAEFQPQLDHVLSYIEQLREVNVDGIEPTAHAFPVYNVFRADVPRDCFTQEEATANAPHSGSGLFLVPKVVEG; this comes from the coding sequence ATGAGTGTGCCGCATCTCGATGTCCGTTATGTCGCCGATCTCGTCCGTCTCCGCCTCAGCGCGGAGGAAATTGCCGAGTTCCAGCCGCAGCTGGACCACGTCCTTTCCTACATCGAGCAACTGCGCGAAGTGAACGTGGACGGCATCGAGCCGACGGCGCACGCGTTTCCCGTTTACAATGTTTTCCGCGCCGACGTGCCGCGCGACTGCTTCACCCAGGAGGAAGCAACGGCCAACGCCCCGCATTCGGGCAGCGGGCTCTTTCTTGTTCCGAAGGTAGTGGAGGGCTGA
- the gatA gene encoding Asp-tRNA(Asn)/Glu-tRNA(Gln) amidotransferase subunit GatA: protein MDISGLTIADARRRLKAKELSPVELVDAVNAAIEKTDPQIGGYLSRDYERARAAAAKADVDLPLGGIPVAIKDVINVKGESCACASKILQGYTAPYDATVITKLRAAGAIPFGRTNMDEFAMGSSTENSSVGITRNPRDPDRIPGGSSGGSAAVVAAGEALASLGSDTGGSIRQPAALCGCVGLKPSYGRVSRFGLVAFASSLDQIGPFTHTVEDAALVLQAIAGHDSNDSTTLDLPVPDYSAGLNNGVKGMKLGVPKEYFVDGMDEQVEARVREAIEVYRGLGAEIVEVSLPHTKYAVADYYIIATAEASANLARFDGVRYGRRASAPQDLADHYGRTRGEGFGREVKRRIILGTYVLSSGYYDAYYLRAQKVRTLIRRDFEEAFKKVDGLLSPTSPVPAFKIGERMSDPLQMYLADIFTIAANLAGICGISVPCGDADVDGKKLPVGLQVMAPAFEEARLLRIARAYEASRKS from the coding sequence ATGGATATCTCCGGTCTCACCATTGCCGATGCCCGTCGCCGGTTGAAAGCGAAGGAGCTTTCGCCCGTCGAACTGGTCGATGCGGTCAACGCCGCGATCGAGAAGACCGATCCGCAGATCGGCGGCTATCTTTCGCGCGATTACGAGCGAGCCCGCGCCGCGGCCGCCAAGGCCGACGTCGATTTGCCGCTCGGTGGCATCCCGGTGGCGATCAAGGACGTGATCAACGTCAAGGGCGAGTCCTGCGCTTGCGCATCGAAGATCCTGCAGGGCTACACCGCGCCCTATGACGCGACGGTCATTACCAAATTGCGTGCGGCGGGAGCGATTCCTTTCGGGCGCACCAACATGGACGAGTTCGCCATGGGCTCATCGACCGAGAACTCGTCCGTGGGCATCACGCGCAATCCGCGCGACCCGGATCGGATTCCCGGTGGTTCGAGCGGCGGTTCGGCTGCGGTGGTCGCCGCCGGCGAAGCACTCGCGTCGCTCGGCTCCGACACGGGCGGCTCGATCCGCCAGCCGGCGGCGCTCTGCGGTTGCGTGGGATTGAAACCCAGCTACGGACGCGTTTCCCGTTTTGGCCTGGTCGCTTTCGCATCCTCGCTCGACCAGATCGGCCCCTTCACGCACACGGTGGAAGACGCCGCGCTCGTGTTGCAAGCCATCGCCGGCCACGATTCGAACGATTCGACGACACTCGATCTGCCCGTGCCGGATTATTCGGCGGGACTCAACAACGGCGTGAAAGGGATGAAGCTCGGCGTGCCGAAAGAGTATTTCGTCGATGGCATGGATGAGCAGGTCGAAGCCCGCGTGCGCGAGGCGATCGAGGTTTATCGCGGACTCGGGGCGGAAATCGTCGAAGTCTCTCTGCCGCACACCAAGTATGCCGTGGCCGATTATTACATCATCGCCACGGCGGAAGCTTCGGCGAATCTCGCGCGTTTCGACGGCGTTCGCTACGGACGCCGCGCCTCCGCACCGCAGGATCTGGCCGACCACTACGGGCGCACGCGCGGCGAGGGTTTCGGCCGTGAGGTGAAGCGCCGTATCATCCTCGGCACCTACGTTCTCAGCAGCGGTTATTACGACGCCTACTACCTGCGCGCGCAAAAAGTCCGCACTCTCATCCGCCGCGATTTCGAGGAAGCATTCAAAAAGGTGGACGGCCTGCTTTCCCCGACCTCGCCCGTGCCGGCTTTCAAAATCGGCGAACGCATGTCCGACCCGCTGCAGATGTATCTTGCCGATATTTTCACCATCGCCGCGAACCTCGCCGGTATCTGCGGCATCAGTGTGCCCTGCGGTGATGCCGATGTGGACGGGAAAAAGCTGCCGGTCGGTCTGCAAGTCATGGCCCCGGCCTTCGAAGAAGCCCGTCTGCTGCGTATCGCCCGCGCCTACGAGGCTTCTCGGAAATCGTGA
- a CDS encoding putative transporter, protein MGHFALAQSQPVAWAVLVLSAVAIVGLAIASIKVRGVGIGIAGVLFAGIIAGHLGFSIDHSIMEFVREFGLILFVFTIGLQLGPSFFASLRSHGLKFNALAAAVVVLGAGITLAFAALSGVDVLSACGLFSGATTNTPSLGATQQTVSVLASQSGSAITPDRAALPALAYAVGYPVGVFGIIGVMLFFRKVFRVDLGKEVAAFRAEQLQGIEPLDRMSLVVENANLDGIEIGDIPGRHETGVMVSRIKRNGAEEVEVATERTIVHKGDKILAVGPRRQLEAFRLIVGRESSENLMRVPGRVAFRRVVVTRKEVLGKTVAALGLDVLYGVAVTRVLRADVEMTAVPDLQLQFGDFLHVVGDEDNIAKAADLLGNSLQALNETKFIPMFVGILLGVTAGLVPFQFPGLPVPVRLGLAGGPLVLAILLGRIGRIGPLVWYMPANANLALRELGIVLFLACVGLKAGEKFVPTLLSHDGLFWLGGAFAIALLPLLAVGLFARLALRVNFIAICGLLAGSMTDPPALAFANAISKSDAPSVAYATVYPLTMLLRIISAQILVLLLAG, encoded by the coding sequence ATGGGGCATTTTGCTCTGGCGCAGAGCCAGCCCGTCGCGTGGGCCGTGCTTGTGCTGTCGGCTGTGGCCATCGTCGGACTGGCCATCGCTTCGATCAAGGTGCGCGGGGTGGGGATCGGCATCGCCGGTGTTCTCTTCGCCGGAATCATTGCCGGTCATCTGGGTTTTTCCATCGACCACAGCATCATGGAATTTGTCCGCGAGTTCGGTCTGATCCTTTTTGTCTTCACCATCGGCCTGCAACTCGGCCCCAGCTTTTTCGCTTCGTTGCGCAGCCACGGTCTCAAGTTCAACGCGCTGGCCGCCGCAGTGGTCGTGCTCGGCGCAGGGATCACCCTGGCGTTCGCGGCGTTGTCCGGCGTCGATGTGCTCTCCGCCTGCGGTCTTTTCAGCGGCGCAACGACCAACACACCCTCGCTCGGTGCGACGCAGCAGACGGTTTCCGTGCTCGCTTCGCAATCGGGCAGCGCCATCACGCCTGACCGCGCGGCCCTGCCCGCGCTCGCTTACGCGGTCGGCTATCCCGTGGGCGTGTTCGGGATCATCGGAGTGATGTTGTTTTTCCGCAAAGTTTTCCGCGTTGATCTGGGGAAAGAGGTTGCCGCCTTCCGCGCCGAGCAACTCCAAGGGATCGAGCCGCTGGACCGCATGAGCCTCGTGGTGGAAAACGCGAATCTCGACGGAATCGAGATCGGCGACATCCCCGGGCGCCACGAGACAGGCGTGATGGTCTCGCGGATCAAGCGCAACGGTGCCGAGGAGGTGGAGGTCGCTACCGAGCGAACAATCGTGCACAAGGGCGACAAAATCCTCGCCGTGGGCCCGCGGCGCCAGCTCGAAGCTTTCCGCCTCATCGTCGGGCGCGAGAGCAGCGAGAACCTCATGCGCGTTCCGGGGCGGGTGGCGTTCCGCCGAGTTGTCGTCACACGCAAGGAAGTGCTGGGAAAAACCGTCGCCGCGCTGGGACTCGACGTGCTCTACGGTGTGGCCGTCACGCGCGTGTTGCGCGCCGATGTGGAAATGACCGCCGTGCCCGATTTGCAGCTGCAGTTCGGGGACTTCCTGCACGTGGTGGGCGACGAGGACAACATCGCCAAGGCGGCTGATCTGCTCGGAAACTCCCTGCAGGCACTCAACGAGACGAAATTCATCCCGATGTTCGTCGGCATCCTGCTCGGCGTGACTGCGGGGCTGGTGCCGTTCCAGTTCCCCGGTCTGCCCGTGCCCGTGCGTCTCGGGCTGGCCGGGGGGCCGCTTGTGCTCGCGATCCTGCTCGGCCGCATCGGCCGCATCGGGCCGCTCGTGTGGTATATGCCGGCCAACGCGAACTTGGCATTGCGCGAACTCGGCATCGTGCTCTTCCTTGCGTGCGTGGGGTTGAAAGCAGGCGAAAAGTTCGTGCCGACGCTGCTCAGCCACGACGGTCTTTTCTGGCTGGGCGGCGCGTTCGCAATAGCCCTGCTGCCGCTGCTCGCCGTCGGTTTGTTTGCCCGGCTCGCGCTGCGCGTGAACTTCATCGCCATCTGCGGCCTGCTCGCGGGAAGCATGACCGATCCGCCCGCGTTGGCGTTCGCCAACGCGATCAGCAAGTCCGATGCGCCGTCTGTGGCCTACGCGACCGTCTATCCGTTGACCATGCTCCTGCGCATCATATCCGCGCAGATCTTGGTGCTTTTGCTCGCCGGCTGA
- a CDS encoding redoxin domain-containing protein produces the protein MEFEITRRFLAHGQTHLRKIKIRKINRPLLTRDGLRGQSRCGEKRQQDQKSHAGRIHPVEAEDNRTSPTQELPKVVVRGNFPPMRTKLLLTSIAALGLAFNTLQAGFFDEIKGDLIDVPAGDSPKYTALYFSAHWCPPCRMFTPKLVEWYKDFKKTHPNFELVFVSSDRDEASMKEYIEGDKMPWPVVKFDQAESETFRKYSSDGIPYLVLIDENGKDLTGQAGNEWQPPMQVLEKIEKIVPAGS, from the coding sequence ATGGAGTTCGAAATAACACGGCGCTTCCTGGCGCATGGCCAGACGCACCTGCGGAAGATCAAAATCAGAAAGATAAATCGCCCCCTCCTCACGCGCGATGGGCTGCGAGGCCAAAGCCGGTGCGGCGAGAAACGCCAGCAGGATCAAAAGTCGCACGCCGGACGAATACACCCCGTTGAGGCGGAAGACAACCGGACAAGCCCCACACAGGAGTTGCCAAAAGTTGTTGTGCGGGGCAACTTCCCGCCGATGAGAACAAAACTCCTCCTGACATCCATCGCGGCCCTCGGCCTCGCTTTCAACACACTACAAGCCGGATTTTTCGACGAGATCAAAGGCGACCTCATCGATGTGCCGGCCGGCGATTCGCCGAAATACACGGCGCTTTATTTCTCCGCCCACTGGTGTCCGCCCTGCCGCATGTTCACGCCCAAGCTGGTCGAGTGGTATAAGGACTTCAAAAAGACCCACCCGAACTTCGAGTTGGTTTTTGTCAGCTCCGACAGGGATGAGGCGTCGATGAAAGAATACATCGAAGGTGACAAGATGCCGTGGCCTGTGGTCAAGTTCGACCAAGCTGAGAGCGAGACCTTCCGGAAATATTCCTCCGACGGCATTCCCTATCTCGTGCTCATCGACGAGAACGGCAAGGACCTGACGGGTCAGGCTGGCAACGAATGGCAACCCCCGATGCAGGTGCTCGAAAAAATCGAGAAGATCGTGCCCGCGGGTTCCTGA
- a CDS encoding type II toxin-antitoxin system VapC family toxin, protein MTFCDSSFLLALLLPGDFFHRHALPVAAQFRESIPYTLLAELEVTNTIRRALRERIITRATHDAAFRQIEADLASGILARRDTPQSELFRLARELSRRYTPTIPARSLDILQTASALSLGADTFCSFDERQRQLAKAARLKILPPSMPKPAKAKP, encoded by the coding sequence ATGACTTTTTGTGATTCCAGTTTCCTGCTGGCGCTGCTGTTGCCGGGTGATTTCTTTCACAGGCATGCGTTACCGGTCGCGGCGCAGTTCCGCGAGAGTATCCCCTACACGCTGCTGGCGGAGTTGGAAGTGACGAACACAATCCGGCGCGCGCTTCGCGAGCGAATCATCACACGCGCGACCCACGATGCCGCCTTTCGCCAGATCGAAGCGGATCTTGCCAGCGGCATTCTCGCGCGGCGCGACACGCCGCAGAGCGAACTTTTCCGTCTGGCCCGGGAACTTTCCCGTCGCTACACCCCGACCATTCCAGCGCGCTCGTTGGATATCCTGCAAACAGCATCGGCTCTGTCGCTGGGAGCCGACACCTTTTGTTCTTTCGACGAGCGCCAGCGGCAGCTCGCCAAAGCGGCACGCTTGAAAATTCTTCCCCCGTCGATGCCGAAGCCGGCAAAAGCAAAACCATAG
- a CDS encoding S9 family peptidase → MTRHIPLLALLLPCAAFAMEINPSNPQPPVIPLRDFFRNPVGAAYQVSPGGDYISWLAPWENRLNVFVQPVDGSAKPRRLTDATKRDIAGYFWAAKDQVVYLQDDGGDENFHLYAVNADGTGKRDLTPFPGVRVGVVDDLRDDEDHLLISMNKRDARVFDVFRLNTRSGEMELVAENPGSVSSWVTDHDGKVRAAVQTDGVNTEMLYRETEDQPFRKVLTTDFRESVDPMFFTYDNKELYATSNLGRDKAAIVRLDPATGKELELLFEHPEVDTGGLIGSDKRKVLTAAVFTRDKTEYHFFDEWRRNLQEKLEKKFPGSEVALVSTNRDEDKFIVRTHSDRTRGAFWFYDDKIDELRKLSDISPWLDENQLAPMVPVRIPARDGLELPGYLTLPPGLEPKNLPAVLYVHGGPWARDAWGFDGTAQFLANRGYAVLQVNYRGSTGYGRAFWEKGFKQWGKSMQDDLTDASKWLVEEGIADPKRIAIYGGSYGGYAALAGMALTPGVYAAGISFVGPSNLFTLLATVPPYWEPMRKMNYEMIGDPEKEKELLTAASPLFSADKIGAPLLIAQGANDPRVKKAESDQIVEALKRRGIDVPYIVKSNEGHGFANEENRLYFYRAVERFLARHLGGRTEQSDEKISELESSSSGS, encoded by the coding sequence ATGACCCGCCATATTCCGCTTCTCGCGTTGCTTTTGCCTTGTGCCGCCTTCGCCATGGAAATCAACCCTTCAAACCCGCAACCCCCGGTGATTCCTCTTCGGGATTTTTTCCGCAATCCAGTCGGGGCTGCTTACCAGGTCAGCCCCGGCGGCGACTATATTTCATGGCTCGCGCCTTGGGAAAACCGCCTCAACGTCTTCGTCCAGCCGGTCGATGGAAGCGCGAAACCGAGGCGGCTTACCGACGCGACCAAGCGCGACATCGCCGGCTATTTTTGGGCCGCGAAAGATCAGGTGGTCTATTTGCAGGACGACGGCGGGGACGAAAATTTCCACCTCTACGCGGTCAATGCGGATGGCACCGGCAAGCGCGACCTCACGCCGTTCCCGGGTGTCCGGGTGGGCGTGGTCGATGACCTGCGCGATGACGAGGACCATCTTCTCATAAGCATGAACAAGCGCGACGCGCGCGTGTTCGATGTCTTCCGCCTCAACACGCGCAGCGGCGAGATGGAACTCGTGGCCGAAAATCCCGGCAGCGTGTCCTCCTGGGTCACTGACCACGACGGCAAAGTGCGCGCCGCCGTGCAGACCGACGGAGTCAACACAGAAATGCTTTACCGCGAGACCGAGGACCAGCCATTCCGCAAAGTTCTGACCACCGATTTCCGCGAGAGTGTCGATCCGATGTTTTTCACTTACGACAACAAGGAACTTTACGCCACCTCCAACCTCGGGCGCGACAAGGCGGCCATTGTCCGTCTCGACCCTGCGACCGGCAAAGAACTCGAACTGCTTTTCGAGCATCCGGAGGTGGACACCGGTGGTCTTATCGGGTCCGACAAGCGCAAGGTACTCACCGCGGCCGTTTTCACGCGCGACAAGACCGAATACCATTTCTTCGACGAGTGGCGCCGAAATCTGCAGGAAAAGCTCGAGAAAAAGTTTCCCGGCTCCGAGGTTGCGCTCGTCTCCACCAACCGAGACGAGGACAAATTCATCGTCCGCACCCACAGCGACCGCACGCGCGGCGCATTCTGGTTCTACGACGACAAGATCGACGAATTGCGCAAGCTGTCCGATATCTCCCCTTGGCTCGACGAGAATCAACTGGCGCCGATGGTTCCCGTGCGCATCCCCGCGCGCGACGGCCTCGAGTTGCCCGGTTATCTCACGTTGCCGCCCGGGCTTGAGCCGAAAAATCTGCCGGCCGTGCTGTATGTCCACGGCGGACCTTGGGCGCGCGACGCGTGGGGATTCGACGGCACCGCGCAATTCCTCGCCAACCGCGGCTACGCGGTTTTGCAGGTCAACTACCGCGGTTCAACCGGCTACGGCCGTGCGTTTTGGGAAAAAGGCTTCAAGCAATGGGGCAAATCAATGCAGGACGATCTCACCGATGCATCCAAGTGGCTCGTCGAAGAGGGCATCGCCGACCCGAAACGCATCGCGATTTACGGCGGCAGTTACGGCGGCTATGCAGCGCTGGCCGGCATGGCGCTCACCCCCGGAGTCTATGCCGCGGGCATCAGTTTCGTCGGACCTTCCAATTTGTTCACGCTTCTCGCGACTGTCCCGCCTTACTGGGAGCCGATGCGGAAGATGAACTACGAAATGATCGGTGATCCCGAGAAGGAAAAGGAACTGCTCACTGCCGCGTCGCCGCTTTTCTCCGCCGACAAGATCGGAGCCCCGTTGCTCATCGCCCAGGGCGCCAACGATCCGCGGGTGAAAAAGGCCGAAAGCGACCAGATTGTCGAGGCGCTGAAAAGACGCGGGATCGACGTGCCTTACATAGTGAAAAGCAACGAAGGCCATGGCTTCGCCAACGAGGAAAACCGCCTCTACTTCTACCGTGCCGTCGAGCGCTTCCTTGCGCGGCATTTGGGCGGACGCACCGAGCAAAGCGACGAAAAAATCTCGGAGTTGGAATCCTCTTCCTCCGGATCGTAG